A single region of the Deferribacter autotrophicus genome encodes:
- a CDS encoding aldehyde ferredoxin oxidoreductase family protein, protein MLPFYKKYLFIDLNSKSYEVRDLSDDVLDSYGGGKGIGTYLLYELNPEGVDPFSEDNHLIINVGPAADQKVWGSYRFGVYTKSPLTNCYVDSTAGGKLAKPISRTGYDAIVIRGKSNAPIFLEISDKEVKFHDASDLWGKDTYYTEDELKRRVGVKGAGAIVIGPAGENLVKFALVENDYWRSIGRGGIGAVFGSKKIKGIVFHGNAKREIGFPDELEEFFKLIGEKGKNDPISLKYKEFGTAMGVSLLNEVGAFPTRYWHKGKLDGFENITIERQKEICDVVPKACPACFISCGNLTKTRPDSKYPGIILEGPEYETLYAFGGLCCIRDIEDIIYINDKCDRLGIDTITAGNIVAFAMELSAIGKIKERYEYGNVNHVIELIEKIVYGDGVGEILSHGIEYAARYFDAEDLAIHNKGLEPAGYDPRALKGTALGYAVSCRGACHLRSGFYKAELSGVIDPDVLEGKAELLVDWEDRFCIFDTFILCRFFRDTYLWDETLKLWQMLYGDNSVTKEELKQRANKIISLAKKFNIRENPDKIFSLDKLPKRLFEEPLESGKVLKEDEFNRLLQDYYALRGWDKDGVPKD, encoded by the coding sequence ATGTTACCATTTTACAAAAAATATCTCTTTATCGATTTAAATTCTAAAAGTTATGAAGTTAGAGATTTGTCTGATGATGTATTGGATAGTTATGGTGGGGGCAAAGGGATAGGTACGTATCTTCTTTATGAATTGAATCCGGAAGGTGTGGATCCTTTCTCGGAAGATAATCATCTGATAATAAATGTGGGACCGGCTGCTGATCAGAAGGTTTGGGGGAGCTATCGTTTTGGTGTTTACACAAAAAGTCCTCTTACCAACTGTTATGTGGATAGTACTGCAGGTGGTAAACTTGCAAAACCGATTTCCAGGACAGGTTATGATGCCATTGTGATAAGAGGAAAAAGCAACGCTCCTATTTTTCTTGAGATTTCCGATAAAGAAGTGAAGTTTCATGATGCCTCTGATTTGTGGGGTAAAGATACCTATTATACGGAAGATGAACTGAAGAGAAGAGTGGGGGTAAAAGGGGCTGGTGCCATAGTGATTGGGCCTGCCGGAGAAAATCTTGTTAAGTTTGCTTTGGTGGAGAATGATTATTGGAGAAGTATTGGTAGAGGTGGTATTGGTGCCGTTTTTGGAAGTAAGAAGATAAAAGGGATAGTTTTTCATGGTAATGCAAAAAGAGAGATAGGTTTTCCGGATGAGCTGGAAGAGTTTTTTAAGTTGATTGGTGAAAAAGGTAAAAATGATCCTATCTCATTGAAATATAAAGAATTTGGTACTGCCATGGGGGTGTCTTTATTAAATGAAGTGGGAGCGTTTCCTACCAGATATTGGCATAAAGGGAAATTGGATGGTTTTGAAAATATTACCATTGAAAGGCAGAAAGAGATTTGTGATGTTGTACCTAAAGCTTGTCCAGCATGTTTTATTTCTTGTGGAAATCTTACAAAAACAAGACCTGACAGTAAATATCCTGGCATTATTTTGGAAGGTCCCGAATACGAAACTCTTTATGCTTTTGGAGGTCTTTGCTGTATTAGAGACATAGAAGATATTATTTATATTAATGATAAATGTGACAGATTAGGAATTGATACAATTACAGCAGGAAACATTGTTGCTTTTGCTATGGAACTATCAGCTATAGGTAAAATAAAAGAGAGATATGAATATGGAAATGTAAATCATGTCATTGAACTGATTGAAAAGATTGTTTATGGGGATGGTGTGGGAGAGATATTGAGCCACGGAATAGAGTATGCGGCTAGATATTTTGATGCAGAAGATCTTGCTATCCATAACAAAGGGCTTGAGCCGGCAGGATATGATCCGAGGGCTTTGAAAGGGACTGCTCTTGGTTATGCCGTATCTTGCAGAGGTGCCTGCCATTTGAGAAGCGGATTTTACAAAGCGGAGTTGAGTGGCGTAATAGATCCTGATGTGCTTGAGGGTAAGGCCGAATTGCTTGTTGATTGGGAAGATAGGTTTTGTATTTTCGATACGTTTATTTTGTGTAGGTTTTTCAGAGATACTTACTTATGGGATGAGACTTTGAAACTCTGGCAAATGTTGTATGGAGATAATAGCGTAACAAAAGAAGAGTTAAAACAGCGTGCAAATAAAATTATTTCATTAGCAAAAAAGTTTAATATAAGGGAAAATCCTGACAAGATTTTTTCTCTTGATAAACTACCAAAGAGGCTTTTTGAAGAGCCTTTGGAAAGTGGCAAAGTTTTAAAAGAAGATGAGTTTAATAGATTATTGCAGGATTACTATGCATTGAGAGGGTGGGATAAAGACGGGGTACCAAAAGATTAA
- a CDS encoding ABC-ATPase domain-containing protein translates to MITSDLIKFLKRINHKGYLNYQMLKNYPLISDNYSLHFLKIQKDPFASPSLLELTINLDFLGYPSFFFENDHRKIAFQDYLLRILKTTADKFRGFIKGSGKSGVIFVNSGGQKIIERSSLKFTDNQLKFLFNIGLPASGRSILSDECAKIFNKITPSFIETILWKNLNKEACYLHVKTYENFFYIRNQLDKLGLIAFIKNGSILPRESSISDKPKKNALKFQSPNTLEIKVKLLHPIIEDNIEKNEITGMGIKKGITVIVGGGYHGKSTLLNALSHAVYPHIPGDGREYVVVKESTMKIRAEDGRFVEKTDITPFINNLPDKNNTKEFSTLNASGSTSQAANIIEAIEMGGEVFLIDEDTSATNFMIRDYKMQKLIPKEIEPITPFIDRVKQLKNEYNISTILVTGGNGDYLDVADTVILMKNYTPYDFTEKAKEIIKQFDSKRLNESSPHFDVTFQRTVQSSTFNFIYKSKRLKIKTLKKDRLYICREEIDLKMIEQIAEELQAETIGYYINYIANNFTGLTIEEITSRLKKELASYGFKHLENKNNRLVKPRVYEIISALNRLRTLKIKKGG, encoded by the coding sequence ATGATCACATCAGATTTAATAAAATTTTTAAAACGTATTAATCATAAAGGCTATTTAAATTACCAGATGTTAAAAAATTACCCACTAATATCAGATAATTACTCTCTACATTTTCTCAAAATTCAAAAAGATCCATTTGCCTCTCCATCTCTGTTGGAGCTAACTATAAATTTAGATTTTCTAGGGTATCCATCTTTCTTCTTTGAAAATGACCATAGAAAAATTGCATTTCAGGATTATCTTTTGAGAATACTAAAAACAACAGCTGACAAATTTAGAGGTTTTATTAAAGGATCAGGCAAAAGTGGCGTGATTTTTGTAAACTCAGGTGGACAAAAAATTATTGAGCGTTCTAGTTTGAAATTCACAGATAACCAACTCAAATTTTTGTTCAACATTGGGCTTCCTGCATCTGGTCGCTCCATCCTATCAGATGAATGTGCTAAAATATTCAATAAAATCACACCATCATTTATAGAGACAATCCTATGGAAAAACCTAAATAAAGAAGCATGTTATTTACATGTAAAAACATACGAAAACTTTTTTTATATAAGAAATCAGCTTGATAAACTCGGTCTAATTGCATTTATAAAAAACGGCTCCATACTTCCAAGAGAATCTTCAATCAGTGATAAACCCAAAAAAAATGCTTTGAAATTTCAATCCCCTAATACTTTAGAGATTAAAGTAAAACTACTTCATCCCATTATTGAAGATAATATAGAAAAAAATGAAATCACAGGTATGGGGATAAAAAAAGGGATTACAGTAATCGTTGGTGGTGGATATCATGGTAAATCAACCTTGTTAAATGCTTTAAGTCATGCTGTTTATCCACATATTCCTGGCGACGGTAGAGAATATGTTGTAGTAAAAGAGTCAACAATGAAAATCAGAGCAGAAGATGGAAGATTTGTTGAAAAAACAGACATAACCCCTTTTATTAACAACTTACCTGATAAAAACAATACAAAGGAATTTTCCACACTAAATGCAAGTGGCAGCACATCCCAAGCAGCAAACATCATAGAAGCTATTGAAATGGGTGGTGAAGTTTTTCTCATAGATGAAGATACATCAGCCACCAACTTTATGATAAGAGATTACAAAATGCAAAAACTTATTCCAAAAGAAATCGAACCCATAACACCATTCATTGACAGAGTAAAACAATTAAAAAATGAATACAACATTTCCACTATCCTTGTCACTGGCGGAAATGGCGATTATTTAGATGTGGCGGATACTGTAATTCTCATGAAAAATTATACACCTTACGATTTCACAGAGAAAGCAAAAGAAATTATAAAGCAATTTGATAGTAAAAGATTAAATGAATCCTCACCCCATTTTGATGTCACCTTCCAAAGAACAGTCCAATCCTCTACCTTTAACTTTATTTATAAAAGCAAACGATTGAAAATAAAAACATTAAAAAAAGATCGTCTTTATATTTGCAGAGAAGAAATTGATTTAAAAATGATTGAACAAATTGCAGAAGAGTTGCAGGCTGAAACTATCGGCTATTACATCAACTACATTGCAAATAATTTCACAGGCCTAACCATTGAAGAAATAACCTCAAGACTTAAAAAAGAACTTGCTTCTTATGGCTTTAAACACCTTGAAAATAAGAATAATAGGTTAGTAAAACCCAGAGTTTACGAAATTATTTCCGCATTAAACAGATTGAGAACCTTAAAAATCAAAAAAGGGGGCTAA
- a CDS encoding 3-oxoacid CoA-transferase has product MAEICNSVKEALRDVLKDGMVIAAGGFGLCGIPENLINAIKESGVKNLTFVSNNAGVDDFGLGLLLQTRQIKKMISSYVGENKIFEQLYLNGELELELVPQGTLAERLRAGGAGIPAFYVRTGYGTILTKGKEIKIFNGKEYVLEKSIVVDLAIVKGWKADKKGNVVFRYTANNFNAVCAKAAKFTVVEVEEIVETGELDPHYIHLPSIYVDRLVVGEQYEKRIEQLTTLENMKEAKFNEKREWMAKRVAQELRKGMYVNLGIGMPTLVANFITDDMDITLHSENGLLGIGPFPETAAEADADLINAGKQTITYKKGACFFDSSESFAMVRGGHIDLTVLGGMQVSKKGDLANWMIPGKMVKGPGGAMDLVNGVKKVIVMMEHVTKNGSPKILEECSLPITGKEVVDMLVTDKGVFTIDKGGLTLIEISPFSNLTDIRKYTGCEFKVSDNLKTN; this is encoded by the coding sequence ATGGCTGAGATTTGCAATTCGGTAAAAGAAGCTTTAAGAGATGTTCTAAAAGATGGAATGGTGATTGCTGCAGGTGGGTTCGGCTTGTGTGGTATCCCGGAAAATTTAATTAACGCCATTAAAGAGTCTGGTGTCAAAAATTTGACCTTTGTAAGTAATAATGCAGGAGTTGATGATTTTGGTCTGGGGTTACTGCTTCAAACAAGACAAATAAAGAAGATGATTTCCTCATATGTGGGTGAGAACAAAATTTTTGAACAACTGTATTTAAATGGAGAACTTGAGTTAGAGCTTGTTCCCCAAGGTACATTGGCTGAAAGACTGAGAGCTGGAGGAGCAGGCATACCTGCTTTTTATGTCAGAACAGGATATGGTACAATTTTAACAAAGGGTAAAGAAATAAAGATTTTTAATGGTAAAGAATATGTTTTAGAGAAGAGTATTGTGGTAGATTTGGCCATTGTAAAGGGGTGGAAGGCAGATAAAAAAGGGAATGTGGTTTTCAGATATACGGCAAATAACTTTAATGCAGTGTGTGCAAAGGCGGCAAAATTTACAGTGGTTGAGGTGGAAGAGATAGTAGAAACTGGTGAGCTTGATCCTCATTATATTCATCTGCCAAGTATTTATGTGGATAGATTAGTTGTGGGTGAGCAGTACGAAAAGAGAATTGAACAGCTTACAACTTTGGAAAATATGAAAGAAGCCAAATTTAATGAGAAAAGGGAGTGGATGGCAAAAAGGGTTGCCCAGGAACTTAGAAAGGGGATGTATGTAAACCTTGGTATTGGTATGCCTACTTTGGTAGCAAACTTTATTACGGATGATATGGATATAACTTTGCATTCGGAAAACGGTTTACTTGGAATAGGACCATTTCCGGAGACTGCGGCCGAGGCAGATGCAGATTTAATTAATGCCGGGAAACAGACCATTACATATAAAAAAGGTGCATGTTTCTTTGATTCTTCAGAATCTTTTGCCATGGTGAGAGGTGGTCATATAGATTTGACTGTTCTTGGTGGTATGCAGGTGAGCAAAAAAGGGGATCTTGCAAACTGGATGATACCTGGAAAGATGGTCAAAGGGCCTGGTGGTGCTATGGATCTTGTTAATGGTGTTAAAAAGGTTATTGTAATGATGGAGCATGTGACCAAGAATGGATCTCCGAAAATTTTAGAGGAATGTAGTTTGCCTATTACAGGCAAAGAAGTTGTGGATATGCTTGTTACTGATAAAGGGGTATTTACCATAGATAAAGGTGGACTAACATTAATAGAGATTTCTCCATTTTCTAATTTGACTGATATTAGAAAATATACCGGTTGCGAATTCAAGGTTTCTGATAATTTGAAGACAAATTAA